DNA sequence from the Manduca sexta isolate Smith_Timp_Sample1 chromosome 25, JHU_Msex_v1.0, whole genome shotgun sequence genome:
TTGTAGCAAGaaaataccaaatatatttaaataaatttacattcttAAATCAGTGTATATTgtaaactaatatattattttgtatcgaaaacatttaaaaaaattacaacgcACGTTCTCCGACTGATCGACATCGATAATGCTATAACGACTAACggcagtttttaataaacgatcaacatattacatataacaataacaaccttaatcttcgatctgatgctgaaaataaaccaaacaaaatatgtaatttttaagcATATCAGAAAAGCTTTGTTCCGATTGGTTCATTTTCCCAATAGATGGAAAACATCaatttggatcgtttattgaaaacggcgatAATTCACTATGCCAACATTCTTTAAAATTCCTCGGAGTTAACGCGCGGAGTATAGAtccattatgaaataaatgaaaccatataaaACCCATCAGTCAGTCCCAGTAAAGAAACACAcaagaatatgttttttatttagggCCACTACTTACGATTTCACATCACAAATCTATAaggcgaccaaatacaaaagtaactgggccatattaataaatcaatatcacCTTTGAGAAAAATCTCAAGTATCTCTCATTTAATGTAttcaactatttaataaactgtCATTTAAGCtgtcatttaagagcttgttctaaGCTGAGTCGGCGATGTTAAAGAAACAAAACTCGGCCGTCGTAATCTGtcacatattgtgacttaaGAGATCATTTCGGCTGATGTTTATATGGGTTTATTGAATGGCAACTATCTTAGGATACTAGCCTTTATTTGGCAATGTCTCGGCAGATATTGCACCTCAGAGTGAAACTGAGTTGTatgatatattaatacatactaCACTGATCTATGCTCTTATtgaaatgagtactatctaaatttaatattgtgagAGCagtcaaatgaaaaatatttgaaacttgAGAAACCATACTGCCTCTTAGTGTTATATTTGTGACTAGTAATACTATGCTGTAGACTGTACTCTACTTAttgataacaaattttatatatatgatatacaatataaaatatttagagtacaccttaaattattttaataagggTTACTGAGCTGAATCCCcacacatacaaaataaatgtgatgTAATTCAGGGTGGTTCATTGCTGCTTATACATCTCGAACAGGTTAGTAAAAATACACTATGACATACCTGTCTTTCAATTCTTCTttcattttctatttttcttttgtttgctgatataattaaattttctatatacATAGGCTTTTTCTCTACCTTCTTTTTAGACATTtctttctcttttttatttattacctcatCATATATCTCATCATACTGGTACACTGTAGGATCCTCCAGCATTGCCTTCTCTTGAGAAATTTTTGCCTGCAAAGTAACCatggtaatatttaaaacaaaattgcatTATGTACTAATACTATTATGaaaactagttaaaaaaattaaattatttctaatattaattgttaccTGAGaaggtaaattaataatattataattaaaattaaatacaaccaACAATCCTACACTACatcatattgtattgtatttaaacagtgaaacaaacaaacaagtaTTTGGCGGAATAGAaccaaaatattctttatgtaTACAGCCAAATAGGATCGAAGTAGGCAAATAGGCCAAAAACCAAATAGTAGTGCAATACTTGTTAATCTagtgattaaagttcatataatttttcatttgagtattgccagaaataaaaattatacctgTCTGTTACGGCTCTCATTGGGCTTAAACAATACTGGTTTTTTTCCTTCCTCTTCAGAGTCAGAATCATTACCAAAAACATTTCTCGATGCTTGAAAAGTCAGTTGTGGTGTTTTGTCTGGCAATATAAGAccatatctaaaaaatattacagaattATGTTAAcagtagaaaaaaattaaagtttatattcatATCATACAGAAGAATGtccaaaatctataaatattataggtaGGAAGCTGTTCAAAGTATGTATTGTTAAGAGATATGACAGAAATAATATGAAGGGAAAATTGAGAAGATTATCATTTAAAAGTGTGGTACATATGTATTGGTCACCTATCTATGTAAAAGAAAATCATATAAAGTTTCTGCTTTTGTGTGGTAAGTAGCAATAATTAGTATTAAGGGTGTATCACTGTCATTTTACcagatattgatattttagtgttaataaaataattattgattacacAGTTAATAAATTTCTTATCATCAGTTCACTGCTGAGAATTAGTAAAGCTTTTTgataacagatggcgctttttataatttatatacatcaTATGTAGAAATATTTGAGATCTTATTCCTATTAATATATAGATGGAAAAAACTAAGTAAGTAAGTTACATccaatatttttccaaaatgcATTTTGCatgtttagtccattgaaatgttacattttttaggccttaccttgcgttttttagaggacgcaattttattttttagaagtgtagggggggtcagtgtaaagctaaaaccaagtttgtggggtcgccacccttgtcccacggccgccatcttggtttgaaatggtttttacgatgtatctcttaaactatttatctgacaaaaaaaaattatagacattttatgttgcaaattaaattctctacaactttggtccagtaactttttgtcgtgagaactataaataaaaaagttataagcgaaaatgttaagaaattcaatgttaagcaatgtccattgcaacgtcatcagaacgtgtgtttataaggttcataatacgtacaacacaaacccgcggttgtcggcttgtacgcgaattacttggatcctgaatcgctttgggacagatgaagcaattgcttaacatttttgcttataactttttatttatagttctacgacaaaagttactggaccaaagttgtagagaatttaatttgcaacaaaaatgtgtaCAATTTTTGTCAGAttaatagtttaagagatacatcgtaaaaccatttgaACCCAAGATGGCCGACAAGGGTGGcaaccccacaaacttggttttagctttacactgaccccccctacacttctaaaaaataaaattgcgtcctctaaaaaacgcaaccccaaatgtaacttttcaatggactagttgTTATTCCGCAAATtggcatatttgtatttttttttaatttaatcataaaCAGGGCTTTGTAGCTGTGTAACCACATTGCCCACTGTACAGTATACTGGTaagacaattattatttaatgatactTATTAGCAAATTGGTACAATTATACAACCAAATCTGAGAGTGGATGAACAAGAATGCTGTAACTCAAACCAATGTTTTTTGCACATATTAAGCATGCTGTGATGTCATgtggacatttcaaataagacttagaaccaattaataataactttaggagcacaaatttggtcccaATGTCAGGTTTATAGCTGGCTAGACCATCTTAAtgtctagaaaaaaaaataaatttgaagacataaattgcatattaataaatctCCTTTGCCTTTTCTACTGTCTGATAAAGTAGACATAAGTGACTCAATATGCGTCCAGCATTCATTTACGGCCTAAAAGTACTAATTATTctgttttaaagaaatatataaaacattggcaatatataatttcacaagtgtatatttacttactttttattgctcgccattattaatatttatggagaaaaaaaattattagtattcTATTCTTTGTCCAGAGTTATACTATAAATCATATGCTTTCACGTTTCACGTCGGCATTCTGTAACCTCTTAGAATCACTGTATTAAATTTCTTGATGAGAACATAGAATATTCATTTTCTatagaatatgaaaaacaaatacaattagagttatcaataaaagtaaaactaaGGCAATTTTAATGCGATCGTTAAATTACAACCTGTCGCAATTGTCAACATAAAGTAATataccaaagagaatataatcactacgttttaagagacaggacttagtacaaagtaataaaatcgaatttacatggcgtatcaataccaatatcacggaagaatacgtcaggaacgtcaaataacaatactaccaactgaacaaaatacatagtggTGAGcacttttatcgatatcgataaattctactgggtgggaatcgacgctaaagctactttgataaaattcatataatgtattttcgagtccacattatcaatccaactcgcaatatacagtgaacattttagcactataattacaaggctggactaaaatgaggactcaaaataaaaagctttcacatgttgaataataattgtattttaaaataaaatccttcattcaccatgtaggcgaatatagttgcacttatgataggtcaagttacaatgagaatatttaattataaagtcaaaggatggtgacacttctttgtcgcacttctcttgaaagatattatcatttgtgcaataattgtttataaaaacatggcacggaaattcaaacaacatttcatcaggaagtggatcagctttcaaatttttcgatggtatggctgactttctaaggcgattgttctttttattaaaatctttgttattaaagtgagaaccacacacatatttcaaagtatgcagcttttctatgggaacatatatcaaatcttcttttcccacaacctgaactcactttcggcatctggaaatattttttaattgtaaataaattgcttattaaattatatttaagcctaaaatcataaacagtgcccaggcacattgattgctcaacgcatttttaagtacacacatacacacatacacgaatttagtatattttgtcctgatgatcagtcatcaGGACTTACTAtactatcttactaatattacaaagcgtgtgcatgcaattgtatgtttattattcgtacccgcaaaaatctaaaatgattgcgattaaacttggtatgtagatagttagaattactactttttatttacactatgttcccacagaatctggacTTAAATAGGTGAAACCAtggagggcaaattgattaataaatttaaacaggtatcgatatcgataataatgacaacatcactagtaacataatggtaattagaaaatgagaatttttattatttctaagctactttatttacgcgatgactaaaaacatctaattaatgcttatctgacctcatccaatggaaatttcgccataaacattctgcttttgtgatttattcgactggctcgatctccacaaatttcacacgtaatgaaacgttttttggtggcatgtctttaaaacgtattcacttacaccaacaaaaacactttttggtatatttttacttgtttgaataacaaataatacaatcataaatcaataaaacacaaatgtattccaaaacgtcaggaagtaaacaaacaataataatggcggtgaggaatagaaagagaaactgtactgagagagagagatagcagtatccgccattaaatgccatgtcaattccatacaaaagattttttgttccttgttgcgctaggctgtAATAtaccatagagtaagtaatataccagagtaatatactacgtaagcaAAGGCGGCActgagtataattatttttgagctCACACACATATATATGACCTCAGTTTAAGGAAGACTTTATACCAACATTACGCATAAAAATGACGCAAgtctgccaacttactataaatctgctccTATCTAGGGACGTTCCCTATTCGATCGATAATATGATGTGGTGTTGTATATCCCTACATAAATGATTGCAACGATCTGGCTGCACTTCCAAGTACTTTTCTCAGGGAATCCTGGAAAAAGTGCTAGGAAGAAAGCAGTCAGATAAAAGGCAAATTATATTCGAAAGTCCAATTGGGTACACCGGAGAAGCCATGGTTTTGCAAATTGAAACTTGGCAAGCTATCTACTAGTATATTAATGAGAATGCGCTTGGGTTATGTCTGTTCACCAGCTCATCTTGCTAGACTTGGTATTAATGCTAGTAAAGCTTGTGAATGCGGTGAAGAAGAGGATAACCTCTATCACATCTTCGCTTGTCCATTTTTTGACaatggtaattttataaatcaactcACATCATTTGGTGTTCCTTTTCCTTGTTCTATTTCTTCTCCcctcttatatatttataaagctcTTTCCTCATccattgtacataataatattaaaatatagtttgtataatatacctaatatattatatttacgtatattattattatttacttagtaggtaattaatatattttcccttAACCAACTTCCCTGTCTTAATCCAAATTCCGAAACCTATTTTCtttctgtaatattatgtttccctAGCTTTATGACATTAGCGTGGCACAGCAACtcagtgcttgtagccatataACAGAAAAAAAGAATGTGACCACTGGTCCACTATAGCGTTGCAGAACCATCGATAGTTTGACTATCGATGGTTAACCTCGAAAACTATTCAGGATATCGATTGTACTATCGATTGTATTGCCTATGTCAATACTATCGATactatcgataatatcgatagCTCTCCATGTGCAATATTATTGATAACAGCGATgatatcgatattatcgattataatacatataataaagtcGATAGTATCGATAGTTTTGCAAAAACTATTGGTTTTTACCAAAAACTATCAATATTGCAATACTATCGAAAAATTACTGGCTATCGATACTATCGATAGTATGGATAGGTTTTGGTTAAAACTAATGGTTTTCATAATACTATCGATACCATCGATACTATTGAATGCATTACTATCAATAGTATCCATACTACCGCTGTTATTAATAGTACTGCATAAAAAGAGCTATAGTTTCTATCGATAGTATCGAAAGTATTGACACGTGAAAATATTATCGATAGACAATCGATACTATTGTTTTTACCTTGACTATCGATAGATAATCGATTATCTATCGATAGCAGACTATAGATATTCAACACTAGTCTACTACGTCAAAGAGACATAATATATAgaggctgtatggctgagagcctttgccttctccttaaggagtaaatcaaaccaaaaaaaatattataatatatggaatGTGATCAAATTTGAAgatggaaaaataaaaactgaattttaaatcttgtttgacaataaatattttccataatttaGGTTTCACATTTAACCAAAGCACGGGTGCAGGTCTTATATCTTGTAAACATGGATATAGAAAAAGAATATCGTCCTAATGTTGACGTTGATCCTAAGAAgtgtaaaaaaagtaaaaataatgttagttTACCTAAAAATGCCTttgcattatatattaaattatattgtagtcGAAAAGACACAAAAAGCTTAAAGGTAAGTTAATTTCATATAGATAAGTACACAATATATTACAGTACTCGAAGTATGAACATGTTGCGAATGCGACTAAGCGACCCATAACTCGAGGAGCACTCGCAAGGTAATTATTGAGCGCCCAGTATCGATATGAACACACCAAATGAAAACTATCTATAGTAGAAAAGTAATAAGCCAAAGTACGCAATGTAGTGTAAGCTCAATTGGGACCTATTTTCACACTAGGACATCAAATGGGCTTGCAAACATTATGCTGCACCTTTTGTTATTTTCTGATCACGGGCGTAAATTGCCATAGAAGAgccctatatcaaaatttgttgggGTCCCTTTAAGACAGTGCAAACTTTTGGCCATCtgcttagtttaatataaatatgggccaagaggggcctCTAAAGCTCAATAgcccataaataaattaatcattgaTTGACAATGATTATTAGTTCCTGTCTACCATCCCAGTGACTTCTTCTTTCCTAACTTCCTCTCCAGTGTTtttgtagttattaaaataGCAGTCTTGTATCCTATTTGTAGGGATCTAGGTGATATTCCAGAAGGTCCcaaccaaaaaataaaagctaaatTCCCTGAATAAAGGCCAAAGCAcccattaaaattcaattttcaataacattcTATCTTTTATCTATTCATTTTTGAAAACAACTGCAGTTTTCAAGAATTAAtgatcttaaatattttttttaatatatcacaAAAAAGACCAATCAGAGGAAAGTATTGTTTGAAATTCTGAACaaacatacagtcttacttataaaaattttgcaaagctatgcttagttaaaacacaaatttgcTTGATTAGCTGCAAATCAAAACCTgccatcttgtctcttaataaGGCATAAACTAGGaaatcggtgatgtttttgacagctatttaagacattcttaatcacctcttagtgctaaaataagtttataagttttAGTTACTTTGTTTTCTCTTAAAATTGGATTAGTCAAGGTtgggattttttattgaaacctGCTGTTAATTATACTGCTGATATACCATTGTGCCTACTTACAACTAAGACACACAAATGTTCTTGCTGctgtaaataacttaaaattaaattacaaggaataaattattttttgtttcatatattCAGCATACCAGCAAAATGATTGAAGCTACTAAGTCTTGGATTACCTTGAGTGATTTTGAAAAGCAAAAGTTTTACAAGAAATACAAGgaatatcaacaaaaatattcagATGTATTTGTTAATCatttacaaaaatcaaaacCATTTATGAAAAGAAAGGTTTCATCAAGGTATTcagaatattcataattatgatataatagcTGTTTTGCCTACAATAAGTGGGCAACAGTAAAAATTCGTTCCTCTTTTTGAGATTTAATGTatgaaatttacaatataatatgttcatTTTTTCAGAACTAAGAAAtgttatgtaagtaataatgGACACCTTAAATTAGAGGAAGAAGAAAATGAACAAAATGTACCCAATTTAGAATCAGAACAACTTGAGGGAAATAATGGTGTAAATGAGATATGTGACAATTTTGATGAAACTGAGTAAGTAATCTCTGTCTTTGTGATgagaaataatgataaaaataagagCTGACTACATTTGTTAGCCTGGTAGGGTCTTTGCTGTgaaaacaagtctgtttctcagtgctgacggcatggcagccttcgctgtgcgtagacataggggcgttgtgattggctaatattgagatagaAC
Encoded proteins:
- the LOC115448349 gene encoding uncharacterized protein LOC115448349: MDIEKEYRPNVDVDPKKCKKSKNNVSLPKNAFALYIKLYCSRKDTKSLKHTSKMIEATKSWITLSDFEKQKFYKKYKEYQQKYSDVFVNHLQKSKPFMKRKVSSRTKKCYVSNNGHLKLEEEENEQNVPNLESEQLEGNNGVNEICDNFDETERENIEETCYEEDTLKQSTISYPEPIAPNLISGKELFEVVQSNTENNLTWSTLPPRERSLYNQAILTMKKDYIHKYKLYLENLTEKELFDHYNKCFQ